AACCCTGGCAGGAATGTATTTTTCTTGCTATTGGTATCATCCTAGCTATTTCTGCGTTTAGGGCGTCTGTAACcattcaaatttcatatatgTGGTGTCCTGCCAGTTAGTCTGCTGATGTTCAATATCTTTTACATCTCTGATTTTCTTGTTAGTTTGTTGTTCAAGTTCATTGGGTGCTGCAATATGAGTCACTGTcgtcaataaaataaatatttataggGGTTGTTGGCTGGTTCGGTTCTTTATTGATCTTTTCTAGATTTGATACATATTCCTAAAGAAATCTTTCATCTTGTTCCCAGAAAAACGATTTTGTTGTTCCCCATCAtgcatataaataataaaatcatttctAGCTTTTCATTTTTGTGTCTCTATCAATTCCTCTTGTGCGCAATTTATGGCTTTTCAGACTGATGAAATTTTGTTGAACATAGTAGTAACATGGAAGAGGGAAAggggttttaagttttaacataaAAGCATACTGAAACTCTACTCAAAAGttatggtaacttttaaggaagAGTGATGCAAGTTATGCTACATACAACACTCTCTTAAGCAATGTGGGACAAttactcattctttttttttagaaacaaacacatacaagagagagagaaagaggtttTAACACAtcacaactccactcaaaaacTATGATAACTTTTAAGTTAGGATGCGGCAATTGAACTTGAGGCAGAACTTCCTTACATGAGCATGGCAGATGGAATATGTTTTTGGTGTTGACAATGTTGGTTTTTGATACCTTTTTGTAGTGGTGATGCAACATAATTTACaaccatgataaaaaaaaaaaattaccatgtACATTAAGATTGCATGAGGTTTGGATGACTAACACTAGGTTTAATTCTGTGCGCCAGCActaatttgaagaaatttaaaCGGTTCTCCAGCTGCGGAGgctgttcttttttctttttcttttttattataaatattctaAGACGAGAGAAACATAATTTTCCCAagaaaaatcattaataaaCTGTGATTTTCAGTGCAGTAAAACATTGAGGATTGAAGATGCAACTCAAATCAAGCTATTAGCCATTCCTAGTTTATATCATAGTTACATAATATCAATTATCAAacattattttgaaatatactcaactttttttttgataacctcAACTTGATTTTACTGGTAGGAGATAAGGTTCACTACTTGAAGCAATTTTACAAGAAACTTCTATGGTTACAAATCTCAAAGCCTCGACACAACCCGCCTGAGAATTTTATATCTATCACTACCACATCCGTAATGTATATCTACAGCTAACCACTGGACTCAAACTCGCCCACCCCTTACACACAGCACAAAGCTCACAATAATCAGTCAGTTTCGTGGTCAGGGGCAGGGGAGTACCATGCAGGGAACCTCCCCTTGGTTCTAAGCATCCGGGTGTATGGCGAATCAGGCATTCTAGCttgttcttcttcctcaagCTCTTCTGTTGATTTCGGCAATCCATCCGGTATTGGACAGggtttctctccttcctcaatGTTTAATGGCTTGGCCATATTCAACTCATTAGTCTTTCCTTTAAACATTGCAGCAATGCCGTGTAAGACTCCAATTAAGGACTTTAAGCCCCCTGCTTGAAGAATTAGCTTCTCCACATCTTCTTTTGGTGACTGCCTCTGAAGAACAATAccataaagaaaagaaaagaaaaaagataagcTTGTACTGATTATCAAACTTGAATTAAGTACATATAGCTCAATGAGGTTGAATTTTTAtgtcttcattttcttttttgggaaacAACTCCGGATTTTATGAGATACTCTTGAGAAGAACACATCTTATGAAGACTCCAAGTGAAGCTTAATATAACATATTGAGACACCACGAAGTTATCTAAAGGCATATACCTAAGAAATTGAATTCAATTACGTTAAAGCTCTTCATTTTTCCTCCACATAGGACTTTCAACTCGCACGTGCATACCAACAGATACATGGAGGTGATTTGTTTTTCGTTTCCCTCCAtattctcagcaaccaaacacatTCAGAGTCAGGCAGTTACAGAAACTGAATCCCATTAAAGATTAATGTCTCTACTCAACTAATAAtcattataatctaaaataagtatttcaattacaaaaactaaaaattctaaattactGAAAACTAAAGCAATATATAGCACAAGACTCGGTATATTCTCTGCTCTTCTACTCTGTTTTCTTAACatcaatttgattaattttagaTTCTTTGAACTAACTTCTAGCCAGTAAAACAAACTCATTCATCCCTGATGGGCTAAGCAATTTATGCTCATGCCCAGAAGCCTTAAAAGATTCATATATagacttataaattataataataacaataaatttatataaaaaaaatttataaaaaaaaaaaaaaaacttacttcaAGTTCTTTGAGTTCAAAATAACCTCTCCAACAGCTATAAGAATCATCTCCTTCTAGCGTAGAACAATAATCTGAAACAACAAACAAACCATACAAAAAGATCACCAAAACcaccaacacacacacacacacacacaaaacccacCAAACTCACAAAGATCTCACATGGGTCAATcataaaaacacacaaaaattagctcacacataaaaaattaaaaaaaaaaaaacataaaataatgttaattaaTACCAGAAAGCTCGTTTTCTGACTTTTCGATCAAAGGTGGGTCTTTGAGGATCCTTTCGAACTTGGGTCGGCTAAAAGGCTCAAGCTTTGGAATAAAAGCATGGCTTCTTGACGAGCAAGAAGTTACAGTAGTAGTATAGGCAAATCTTacagaggaagaagatgaagaagatgaacgTGTAACATCTTTGGCTTCGAGGAGAAGAGGAGAATAGCAAGAAGAACGGATCAGGGATGACCTTATCATCGTGTCCAAACGCACACCAATGCTAGTATCAGAGAGTTTCAGATTGGATTTGAGATAATTTATGAGTAAAGATacagtttttactttttataccAAAATATTCAATGGCtgaattggagagagagagagagagagacagagacagagtgGATAAGGATTAAGATATTTTATTGTTTGGGAATTTTAAGATATTTATTTCTTAACGTTTCTGTGATTTGGGTGGTGTTATTGTTACCTTGGATTGTGAGTTTAGGAAAGGACGGACGGATCATGATTGTTTGGCGGATCTGTAGATAAATCAGGAGCGATGATTTTGGATCTGAAATACGCGGCGGTGTGTTAGAGTCGGTGAGCTAGGTGGATAAGGATCAGATTAGtgtgtcttttattttattttattaattaattttttatttaatatttgaattctGGAGCGCCCATCGTTTTCCAATTTCTTTTATGCTAATGGTATTGAGTCTAGaaacttaaatttatttttatttttattatctttcttcttctttttgaatttCATGTCTACTAAAAGAATTATTGATTAGTTTCAAAGCATTGCCCGCTTCTCTAGCATGTGAAGTGGGCTCCACAAATGGGACCTACTATGGGAGGGAGTAATGCTCCCTACTATCCGATTACTTTTCCTACAAAGTTGTTTCCATGAAAACAAGACATTCAGATATTTTCTCCCTTAAGAAAGCAATAAGCATGAATTGTGTGAGGTTTCCAAGTCTTCAAACAGTTCTAGTACAACAAGCTTATTCATAAATAGGAGGTTAATAAATGGCCTCACTCAAAGAAACCCCAAATTTAGCATGAAGTCAGAGATATAGGAAACATCGTGGGTTGGTAATTCATGGTTTTCTTTTGGTCAGAAGAAATATAGGTAACAACATCGGTTGGTAATTGAAACAGAATAAGGGATGTTAAAGTAGGGTCGACTCATCCCACTAAGTGAATTAAGCAATTGTCTAAGGCCTCTAAATGAAATAAgaccccaaattttaaccaatagaaCCTTAAGAAATTAGTcaacaaattatcaaataaataataataataataataataataataataataataataataaaatgctaaaattattacaaattttactgtaTGAAGTATAAAAACTGATGTAATAATGAATGAAATTTGTGTATTTCAACCAACATAAATGCATAATGTTGGCACACATTTACAATTTAGCCTCTATAGTAattgagaggtgctacgtccacaa
This portion of the Castanea sativa cultivar Marrone di Chiusa Pesio chromosome 7, ASM4071231v1 genome encodes:
- the LOC142644700 gene encoding CCG-binding protein 1 translates to MIRSSLIRSSCYSPLLLEAKDVTRSSSSSSSSVRFAYTTTVTSCSSRSHAFIPKLEPFSRPKFERILKDPPLIEKSENELSDYCSTLEGDDSYSCWRGYFELKELERQSPKEDVEKLILQAGGLKSLIGVLHGIAAMFKGKTNELNMAKPLNIEEGEKPCPIPDGLPKSTEELEEEEQARMPDSPYTRMLRTKGRFPAWYSPAPDHETD